In Ammospiza caudacuta isolate bAmmCau1 chromosome 2, bAmmCau1.pri, whole genome shotgun sequence, a genomic segment contains:
- the RHNO1 gene encoding RAD9, HUS1, RAD1-interacting nuclear orphan protein 1, with protein sequence MPPKKKCTHKARKAELVFLEQPRAGPIHCYEAPLHLAENPRRVPTKRVDLNTSAAWVCPQFDTTKPLVLKARQKKHRGPQKSYNQDANHSSFHARGAAACRFPPLTFENPKGHAVPQLDDPNCLRKNAQCSPNQPQKGTAANANIQVKSLEDCGEPAPQPVEQEVPSPSDAEATQAPSPRNGRCSNTLSPNSHAWHPEEALPLGTEPCGRGEAAAVLVADTPEHDYGMKVTWRRRPHIMKYLREQGKLSAADILVKANMELPRGQPHT encoded by the exons ATGCCTCCAAAGAAGAAGTGTACCCACAAGGccaggaaggcagagctggtTTTCCTTGAGCAGCCACGGGCAGGGCCCATCCATTGCTATGAAGCTCCACTGCATTTGGCTGAGAATCCCAGACGTGTGCCTACAAAACGTGTGGACCTGAACACCTCTGCTGCCTGG GTGTGCCCACAATTTGACACAACTAAGCCACTGGTGTTGAAAGCACGCCAGAAGAAGCATCGTGGTCCTCAGAAGTCCTATAATCAGGATGCCAACCACAGCTCATTTCATGCacgaggagctgcagcctgcagatTTCCTCCTTTAACTTTTGAGAATCCAAAAGGACATGCGGTCCCTCAGTTGGATGATCCAAATTGCTTGAGAAAGAATGCACAGTGCTCTCCCAACCAGCCTCAGAAAGGGACAGCAGCAAATGCCAACATCCAGGTGAAGAGTCTAGAGGACTGTGGAGAAcctgctccccagcctgtgGAGCAAGAAGTCCCTAGTCCATCAGATGCAGAGGCTACACAGGCTCCTTCCCCAAGGAACGGGAGATGCAGCAACACTCTATCACCAAACAGTCACGCCTGGCATCCAGAAGAAGCGTTGCCACTTGGTACTGAGCCCTGTGGGAGAGGGGAGGCGGCAGCAGTACTGGTTGCAGATACTCCCGAGCACGACTATGGAATGAAGGTCACCTGGAGGCGGCGGCCGCACATAATGAAGTACCTGCGGGAGCAGGGGAAACTGAGCGCTGCGGACATCCTGGTCAAGGCAAACATGGAGCTCCCGAGGGGACAGCCCCACACCTGA
- the FOXM1 gene encoding forkhead box protein M1, with the protein MRTSPRRPLILKRRKLTLPQKDESSTSARDENRGQDEKAPKQEHRQEDQHSRQPRDKRDCRLQKFPAGIKIIDHPTMPNTQVVAIPTNADIQSIIEALTAKGKECGNNGPNKFILISSGGTSCSAGPAPSQHLPSEKKASAAIKAAVSQEREKNVAQTPGLAGSTALWHSGVDSVVGQEQETNSSGETMSSVLDNSLTNIQWLGKMRSDGLNPSSVKEDTEKENQVPLQERVKTEAEAAAAVPTAPESSSWQDSVSERPPYSYMAMIQFAINSTEKKRMTLKDIYTWIEDHFPYFKHVAKPGWKNSIRHNLSLHDMFVRETSANGKISFWTIHPDANRCLTLDQVFKPLDLGSPTSPEYSESQQKNRLPDPLKNMGSKTEPQNSRRKMKPLLPRVNSYLVPIQFPLSQPLVLQPSVKVPLSMAQGASLNSSETLQSNKRVCITPKMSLSAEESPCLPPAAVKEEAQCDAGLFSPTHSIQENSSQPGEELSSFPEGACVKEEEGSQLDPWLSPFASSVTVKEEPSLFFPDSSTKERKQFTALKSPPKAVSDSLVIKRRERREAGRSRRKQRLALPCSEEPVLVLPESSGLDPFRLGAECPFPQENQPLESISQLSCSQGEEGAFKTPVKDVFGKLPISSTPSKVSATTTPSLEVLDPWKSASLAKGSHELDFSPVKTLQLPFTPLQDNQDLLGFNSTPLKNPLFDSPRELLNTESGDMVLVPLTSSPAFIRDTPKQSSVELTASGFTENRSLMEGLILDTMNDSLSKILLDISFPGLEDENLGTDISWSQLIPELK; encoded by the exons ATGAGGACCAGCCCTCGCAGGCCCTTAATTCTCAAAAGACGAAAACTGACCCTCCCACAGAAGGATGAATCCAGTACTTCAGCAAGAGATGAGAACAGAGGTCAGGATGAAAAGGCTCCTAAGCAGGAGCACAGACAGGAAGACCAACACAGCAGACAACCCAGAGACAAAAGGGACTGTCGCCTGCAgaaattcccagcaggaatAAAGATAATTGACCACCCTACAATGCCCAACACCCAGGTGGTGGCCATCCCTACAAATGCTGATATCCAGAGCATCATAGAGGCATtgacagcaaaaggaaaagagtgTGGCAACAATGGACCCAACAAGTTCATTCTCATTAGCAGCGGGGGCACATCCTGCTCAGCTGGtccagcaccatcacagcacctCCCATCAGAGAAGAAAGCCAGTGCAGCCATCAAGGCTGCAGTTAGccaagaaagagagaagaatgtTGCACAGACACCTGGTCTTGCAGGCAGTACAGCGCTCTGGCATTCAGGAGTTGATTCAGTGGTtggacaggagcaggagacCAACA GCAGTGGCGAGACAATGAGCTCTGTGTTGGACAACAGCCTCACCAACATCCAGTGGCTGGGGAAGATGAGATCCGATGGACTAAATCCCTCTTCTGTGAAGGAGgacacagagaaagagaatCAGGTGCCTCTGCAGGAAAGAGTTAAG ACCGAAGcggaagctgctgctgctgttcctacTGCTCCTGAGTCCTCCTCATGGCAGGATTCGGTGTCAGAAAGACCTCCTTACTCCTACATGGCCATGATCCAGTTTGCCATCAACAGCACGGAGAAGAAGCGCATGACCCTGAAGGACATCTATACCTGGATTGAGGatcattttccttattttaaacATGTAGCTAAGCCAGGTTGGAAG AACTCCATCCGGCACAACCTGTCCCTTCATGATATGTTTGTCCGTGAGACATCTGCCAATGGTAAAATCTCCTTCTGGACTATTCACCCTGATGCAAATCGCTGCCTAACATTGGACCAGGTATTTAAG CCGCTGGACTTGGGGTCACCAACATCGCCTGAGTACTCTGAATCA CAACAAAAGAATCGTCTTCCAGATCCTCTGAAGAACATGGGAAGCAAAACTGAACCCCAGAATTCGC gCCGAAAGATGAAGCCTTTGCTTCCTCGTGTCAACTCCTACCTGGTTCCAATCCAGTTTCCTTTGAGTCAGCCTCTTGTCTTGCAGCCTTCTGTGAAGGTTCCTCTGTCCATGGCACAGGGAGCATCCCTTAACAGCTCGGAGACTTTGCAGAGCAATAAGCGTGTGTGCATTACTCCAAAG ATGTCACTGTCTGCAGAAGAGTCTCCCTGTTTACCCCCAGCTGCTGTCAAGGAGGAAGCTCAATGTGATGCAGGTTTATTCTCCCCAACCCACTCCATACAGGAGAACAGCTCCCAGCCTGGTGAGGAATTGTCTTCTTTCCCAGAGGGTGCCTGTgtgaaggaggaagaaggctcTCAGCTGgatccctggctgtccccattTGCCTCAAGTGTAACAGTCAAGGAAGAGCCAAGCTTGTTCTTCCCAGACTCATCCACGAAGGAGAGGAAGCAGTTCACCGCACTCAAGTCCCCACCTAAGGCAGTTTCTGACTCTTTGGTTATAAAGAGGAGGGAAAGGCGGGAAGCGGGCAGGTCCAGAAGGAAGCAACGCCTAGCACTGCCTTGTTCAGAAGAGCCTGTCCTTGTTCTGCCAGAAAGCAGTGGCTTGGACCCTTTCCGGTTAGGGGCAGAGTGTCCCTTCCCCCAGGAAAACCAGCCCCTTGAGAGCATatcacagctcagctgctcacaGGGAGAAGAGGGGGCCTTTAAAACACCAGTCAAAGATGTCTTTGGCAAATTGCCCATTTCTTCCACTCCCAGCAAAGTCTCAGCCACTACCACCCCTTCACTAGAAGTCCTTGATCCCTGGAAGTCTGCTTCCTTAGCCAAAGGAAGTCATGAGCTGGACTTCAGTCCAGTGAAAACCCTTCAGTTGCCATTCACACCCCTCCAGGACAACCAGGACTTGCTGGGTTTTAATAGCACACCCCTTAAAAACCCTCTCTTTGATTCTCCTCGAGAACTGCTCAATACAGAATCCGGTGACATGGTCCTTGTGCCCCTCACGAGCTCTCCAGCATTTATTCGTGACACTCCCAAGCAATCCTCTGTTGAACTGACAGCCTCTGGCTTTACTGAAAACAGGTCACTCATGGAGGGCCTTATCCTGGATACCATGAATGACAGCCTCAGCAAAATCCTTCTGGATATCAGCTTTCCTGGTCTTGAGGATGAAAATTTAGGAACAGATATTAGCTGGTCTCAGCTCATACCTGAACTGAAGTGA